In Nicotiana tabacum cultivar K326 chromosome 19, ASM71507v2, whole genome shotgun sequence, one DNA window encodes the following:
- the LOC107832714 gene encoding uncharacterized protein LOC107832714, whose product MEKMKFKENTHIEVWDSASIWPERDYKCSFCKREFRSAQALGGHMNVHRRDRAKLRLLHYSPSPSCDNVNSSQKKPNHNPTISSSSSSSSPRFNFTGSYLKGDVAKSTLSKKVSLGVKQPADFAKRNNENRVWKKREFVTLDFNMGLIQTKEDLDMDLDLELRLGYS is encoded by the coding sequence ATGGAGAAAATGAAGTTCAAAGAAAACACACACATAGAAGTATGGGATTCTGCCTCAATATGGCCAGAAAGAGACTATAAGTGTAGCTTTTGCAAGAGAGAATTCAGGTCTGCACAAGCACTAGGGGGTCATATGAATGTTCATAGAAGGGATAGGGCAAAACTCAGACTCTTACACTACTCTCCTTCACCTTCATGTGATAATGTTAATTCATCTCAAAAAAAACCTAACCATAATCCTAcgatttcatcatcatcctcttcGTCGTCTCCTAGGTTTAATTTCACTGGGAGCTATCTAAAGGGAGATGTAGCTAAGAGTACTCTAAGTAAGAAAGTTTCTCTTGGAGTGAAGCAGCCAGCAGATTTTGCCAAGAGAAACAATGAAAATAGGGTTTGGAAAAAGAGAGAGTTTGTTACATTGGACTTTAACATGGGGTTGATCCAAACAAAGGAGGATTTAGAtatggatttggatttggaactTCGCCTTGGTTACTCTTAG
- the LOC107832725 gene encoding F-box/kelch-repeat protein OR23: MAPPSSTVSNEQSQVQTLNLTIIPGLPNDLAALILVFVPYSHHSRLKSICKSWKLFFSSKTIISLRQKHLPPTTLSPLLCIFPQDPLIASPYLFDPVNLAWSPLPPMPCNPHVYGLCNFTSISVGSYLYVLGGSLFDTRSFPLDCPCPSSSAFRFDFVSFTWENLSSMINPRGSFACAATPNSDKILVAGGGSRHTMFAAAGSRISSVEMYDIGKDEWVPLDGLPRFRAGCVGFFVGNGEGEEEKEFWVMGGYGESRTVSGVFPVDQYYRDVVVMEMKNGGGGKWRELGDMWEEGERWRLGKIVVVEDGASDTPAVFMLDQSDIFRYEMASNSWVKETSVPRKTSDEASVGFVALDEELHVMTHLSGIKSKECQRLRQQKRSATLLIQIYHPRKKSWRCVTTNPPFHHPLDFKTAVMCTICL, from the exons ATGGCTCCTCCATCTTCAACAGTTTCAAATGAACAATCGCAAGTACAAACCCTAAACCTAACCATAATCCCTGGTTTACCAAACGATTTAGCAGCGCTAATACTAGTATTCGTTCCTTACTCTCATCATTCACGTCTCAAATCCATCTGCAAATCATGGAAACTGTTTTTCTCTTCGAAAACTATCATTTCTCTGCGGCAAAAGCACCTCCCACCCACTACTCTCTCCCCACTCCTCTGTATATTTCCACAGGATCCTTTAATCGCTTCCCCTTACCTCTTTGACCCTGTAAATCTCGCGTGGTCCCCACTCCCACCTATGCCCTGTAATCCCCATGTATATGGCCTTTGTAATTTCACCTCAATCTCTGTTGGTTCTTATTTGTATGTCTTAGGTGGGTCCCTTTTCGATACCCGCTCGTTCCCTCTTGATTGCCCGTGTCCGTCCTCGTCGGCTTTTCGGtttgattttgtgagtttcacGTGGGAGAATTTATCCTCTATGATCAACCCTAGGGGGAGCTTCGCATGTGCTGCCACGCCCAATTCGGATAAGATTCTAGTGGCGGGTGGTGGGTCCCGGCACACGATGTTTGCGGCAGCGGGTAGTAGGATCAGTTCAGTGGAGATGTATGATATTGGGAAAGATGAGTGGGTCCCATTGGATGGATTGCCTAGGTTTAGAGCTGGGTGTGTTGGGTTCTTTGTTGGGAATGGGGAGGGGGAAGAGGAGAAGGAGTTTTGGGTGATGGGTGGGTATGGCGAGTCGAGGACAGTCTCGGGTGTGTTTCCTGTGGATCAGTATTATAGGGATGTTGTAGTGATGGAGATGAAAAATGGTGGTGGTGGGAAGTGGAGGGAGCTTGGGGATATGTGGGAAGAAGGGGAAAGGTGGAGGCTTGGAAAGATTGTGGTGGTTGAGGATGGTGCGTCGGACACCCCTGCAGTATTCATGCTTGACCAAAGTGATATTTTCAG GTATGAAATGGCTTCCAACAGTTGGGTAAAAGAAACAAGTGTGCCAAGAAAAACATCTGATGAAGCATCAGTTGGCTTTGTCGCATTGGATGAGGAGCTGCACGTGATGACCCATTTAAGTGGGATCAAATCAAAGGAGTGCCAAAGATTGAGGCAGCAGAAAAGGTCAGCAACTCTTTTGATACAAATATATCATCCTAGGAAGAAGTCATGGAGGTGTGTCACTACAAATCCACCCTTTCATCACCCTTTGGATTTCAAAACTGCAGTTATGTGCACCATTTGTCT